The stretch of DNA ATTACATCTATTCTTTCTAACATTTTCttaatctgtttgtttgttgccaTCTTGCCATTATctattccctccccttcactgtaTCCCTGTCAACACTTTTCTTTGcctgtttgttcgtttgtttctgTTGTCATccaatctctctccttttattgttgttctctctcattctctctagtCCGTGTAAAActtttatatattgttaccattactcattctctctcctttcttagtTCTGTGtcatctctcattctctcttctccatgtaAAATTTTAAAATATTCTGTTAACATCACCCATTCACTGtatccttccaccaccaccaccaccaccactaatcacCCATTCtccccttcactgtatccttgcaccaccatcaccaccaccaccaataatcaTCCATGCTCCCTTTCATTGTATCcttgcaccaccatcaccaccaccaccaataatcaTCCATGCTCCCTTTCATTGTATccttgcaccaccactactactaaacatCATCCATTTCCTTCCAACCCCCCAGGCCGGTGGAACAAGAAGCAGCTGGACCCCCTCATGATGTTTGGCATTCGGTGTCACCTGCAGTACAAGTTCAACATTAATCTAAAGCTGTGGCACAAGATCTGTCAGAACATGGACTCCAAGTGCCGGTCTGCCTGGAAGCGGCGCATCCGAGGCATGGTCACCCAGCCCAAACagcgggtgagagagagagagagattttataacTTCACTGATGCCAaagagatggacagatagaaagagaaagagagaaagaaatttggTTACTTCACTGGTACAATACAGGTAGACATATAGACAGCACTACAACAGAGACAAATAGACATGCACACATCACTACAACAGACACATAACAGACAGATAAGAGACAGCACTGCAACAATCAGACAGACATAGCACTGCAAAAGATAGACAGCACTGCaacatacacataaataaaagacaggCAAATAGATAGAACTGCaacaagagacagacagacacagcacTACAACAgataggtaacacacacaccagaagtaTGTATACAAGCATTTATTTCATACAGCAGTAttatagagaaaaagataaaaagaaccaGTTTTTTATATAAGCATTAGACATTCGTGtgtagagaaacagaagagctTGTATCCTCCCTCATTTTAGCTAATACGTGACTTGATTCCCCTTCCCCTTGGCAGCAGGCGCCCCAGATTGGCCACACGTCATCAGTGCGCAAAGACCCGGCAGTCACTGAGGACATCTCCTTCGACTTTGACTCCCTGCAGAACTCAAACTTGGATCTCAGTGATGTAAAggcaagttgagagagagagagagagagagagagagagagagagagagagagagagagagagagagagagagagagagagagagagagagagagagagagagagagagagagagagagagagactgtatacttttcttttcacacaCCACAGAAGTAAaccccaacaaacacacacacacacaacccatcTTTTCCCTGGGAGGCCAtcactcttctttttgttgccctcttagcatcttttcttattccactagtcttcttttcttctcctcttgacCAGTGCCCTCTTACACAATAAACAACCCTACACACctgttttctgtctttgttcACCCTCCCTTACAGAAAACGAAGCTAAATATGCAAGGGAAACGTTTTCACTTCTGAAGATAGTAATATTGTCTTTCATTCATTAAGTCACAATTTGAAGAACACAACAGCTAACCCATGTCTTCCCCAGCAGGTCATCACTCAGTCCCCAACCTGTGAGCTGAGGATCCTGAATGCCACACCAGAGCAGATATCACAGCTCCAGGACACCCAGGAAATCATTCTATCCGAGGAGCAGATCCTTACACCACCCTCAGTAAGTGGCCTTGTCCCTGCCTGCTGTGTTAGCTTCTCTTTGGTTTACTGCTGCATTATTCTCTTGTATCATCAATGCTGTTCTCTTGTATCATTGCTGTTCTCTGTGTTATTGCTGTTCTCTTATATCATTAGTAGtggaatttgagagagagagagaggggatagggttaagaataagaaagaaaatgaccaTTAGTCtgatctcttcttctccctcctctcttctctcctccagtcttttttctttgcttctccctccttgctgcttcttccattcttcttctctctcctctagtcttctttgcttcttcctcctccttgtctctcttcttccagtCGTCTTTGctacttcttccatttttttctcctcctctagtctttgtctgcctcttcttccattcttctctcctccagtcttccttctttgcttcttctccctccttgcctcttcttacattcttcttccctcctccagtaTTGTttgctttcttgtcttttccattcttctctcctcctccagtcttctctcttgtctcttccattcttccctcctcctccggtctttgttttttctctcttcttgtctcttccaTTCGTCCCTCCTTCAGATTTATTTGCTTTGCTTCTGTTCTTTTctgctctcttctcctctcctctagtTGTCTTTGCTTTCTCGGCTACCAGTGCAGTATCGTCAGTAAACAAAAGCAgattcaccttcctcttctttagcATCAGTCTTCTCAATCCagctttcacttgtttctctcATCACTTAAGAGGACTGCTACTGCTTTCCCTCACTGCAGTTTCTGGTGggcataagaaaatgagggaaggtgaAAAATGCTGTCATgactacacgtggcagtccctgtatgagcaaagctactcaattccataaatttgtctaaaaGATGTTATTGttaaactgcatttgccatctgtCTGTACACTTTTTTTAATCTAAATCTCCCTGCAAGGCAATGACATCTGAAtttgacctaattaatctacctattttCATGTCATCTGAAAATTTACCAACCActactaattccactatccaaataATTAATATATCAGTGGCCCTAAGACTGATCCCTATGGCATCCCACCAATTATCTGGCTCTTACTTATTTGTCCCATCACTGAAGAgaactgctgctgcttttcctcAATGCTGTTTGTGGTGGAGTGAGGTGACTTGAGGGTTCTTCTGTCAGTTAGGTTACATCAGATggaagacagtgacagtgaggtGACTTGAGGATTCTTCTGTCAGTTAGGTTACATTGGAGGAAGGCAGGGTTGGAGTTTGAAGGTGATGGTACAGAGTAGTGTTTCATTTCTTGCTGGTGGTGCATTGGTGGCTGACAGGTGGTGGGAGAGAGCAGTGTGGGTCTGTAAGAGGAGTCAGTGAGGGCAGGAACTGTTGAGTCATGCTGGGTATTTCACAACAACTAAGAATACAAAAGACTTTATGCTCTTAGAATATTAGAAAATGGATTGAAACATGATTCTTGACACTTTTTAGCTCTTACAATATTAGGAAATTGAGCTCTTAGATTATTAGGAAATTGATTGAAACCTGATtcttgacacttttttttagttcttagaATATTAGAAAATGGATCGAAATATGATTCTTGACACTTTTAGATCAAGTTGCACAGTCTTAAAACTAATACTGGGAATTTGAGAACATTAAACCTAATTACTTCCTTAGATATAAATCTTATATCTATCAGTGTTAATTTTGTTTGAATAACCAAGAACAATATTTACACAGCCAGATTGCCAAGTTGTGCAATATCAAAACTAATACTGGGAACTTGAAAACATTTAATCTAAGTACTGCCTTAATCTTGTATCGTTAAACTAGTTACTTCCTTAATCTTGTATCTATCAGTGTTAGTTTTGTTTGAATAACCAAAAAAGATATTTACAGAATTGAACAATGAATAACTTCAGGTTGTACTGTCTCAATGTGGCAATAAAGTTATATCTTAGCTTAAATAACTATAAAGACAATTACCAAACCACTGAACACACTCCCATCCGTTGCAGAATGAGAAGAGCATCCTGATTAGCAACTCCTCCCCGTCAGTAGCCATCGGGGGTGAGGGGCTGGGAGGGGAGTTGGACATCGGCCCAGACATTGGCTCATCCCCATCGCTGGACCACCGCATCACCCTCAAGACAGAGCCTGGCCTGGCCATCCTGGACCAGCACGGCATCCTGGCCCGGGACTCTGAAACTGATGACTGAGGGTGACAGGATGAAGGGACAGGGTGTTAGGGTGACACAGACAGGGTGATAGAGTGATGCAGGGACAAAGTGTTAAGGTGACTGGTTCTCCTGTACATACAATCTCATTTTCTGCTCTCCACATCGCTTCATCCTTGTCATTCCCACACAATCAGTCATCTTTGCACTTTTCACTGTTGATTCTAGTGTTTTGTATCATGAGTGTGGATTATATTATTTCTACTCATTCCAGACTGCTTTAAGTTGATTTCATGCTATGTTCCTACCGTGTCCTTGTTTCTGGACTAACGTTTCTACTCTTTCAAAATGAGTGTCATTTTCTACACACACTTTCAACTACGCCCTCTTCCCTATCCCCCTCTCTTAAGTGCCATGGTCAATCTtaggctgcacacacacacacattccactgTCACTGTATCTCTGTTAGGTCAGAAGAGAGTCACAGGtacagaggctacacacacatgATTTGCCTAAATTCAATGAGACTCCACTTGACCACTTACCAGCCCAGCGTTTTAATCACCACACCTCTCTACCACCACTGCCCTGATGAATTGtgtaagaagacaaaaaagactaACCTTGTAGCTGTTCCCTGTGATAagagttgtgtggtgtggtggttacTGGGAAGGATCAAGATAACAAGTGGTGTTTTTCTCCATGCTGTTATCTTTTCTCTTGGACTCCTCTCTTCTATTCATCCTCTGTTCACCTGGAAGACAAAGTAAGGAATGAATCGTCGTGGCACTGGAATGCTGAACCTCACTAAGTCTGTGTGGGGGTGTTAAGCGTCATTCCTGCTCTCCCTCTTAACGTTAAGCCAccatttcttgtatcttttttttttttttcatttatttcattcactcatcTAAGTATTAAGTTTGTTTTCCCCATCACTTTACTTCCTTTTTACAAATTATACAGACCCAACACTTTAACTAACTTTCTCAGTGTGCTTTCAGTCTTGTTCATTTACACTGACTTTCTCTGGTTTTCTATTGTTAG from Portunus trituberculatus isolate SZX2019 chromosome 9, ASM1759143v1, whole genome shotgun sequence encodes:
- the LOC123501500 gene encoding protein BANP-like isoform X1, encoding MGEESEEECDPQSSLPPVKRVRLTQTDLLNLLLNEVTEIRTCMNTRLTLLENKVSVLVHTCNKISSRLDTMEQLATNTTSPHHHHSTTSASSTSSSTSKQSDQNVGMGMGMDMAASSSVLVQDTESSANMNVISLNSEDDFPHGSWLGDPSQPNMRVRCPITPQNLLHINSTCITAEKMALTLLDYLFTKDELATSNLSGRSRWNKKQLDPLMMFGIRCHLQYKFNINLKLWHKICQNMDSKCRSAWKRRIRGMVTQPKQRQAPQIGHTSSVRKDPAVTEDISFDFDSLQNSNLDLSDVKVITQSPTCELRILNATPEQISQLQDTQEIILSEEQILTPPSNEKSILISNSSPSVAIGGEGLGGELDIGPDIGSSPSLDHRITLKTEPGLAILDQHGILARDSETDD
- the LOC123501500 gene encoding protein BANP-like isoform X2, coding for MGEESEEECDPQSSLPPVKRVRLTQTDLLNLLLNEVTEIRTCMNTRLTLLENKVSVLVHTCNKISSRLDTMEQLATNTTSPHHHHSTTSASSTSSSTSKQSDQNVGMGMGMDMAASSSVLVQDTESSANMNVISLNSEDDFPHGSWLGDPSQPNMRVRCPITPQNLLHINSTCITAEKMALTLLDYLFTKDELATSNLSGRSRWNKKQLDPLMMFGIRCHLQYKFNINLKLWHKICQNMDSKCRSAWKRRIRGMVTQPKQRAPQIGHTSSVRKDPAVTEDISFDFDSLQNSNLDLSDVKVITQSPTCELRILNATPEQISQLQDTQEIILSEEQILTPPSNEKSILISNSSPSVAIGGEGLGGELDIGPDIGSSPSLDHRITLKTEPGLAILDQHGILARDSETDD